From a region of the Mycobacterium intracellulare ATCC 13950 genome:
- a CDS encoding type VII secretion protein EccC translates to MSKKAFPINRVKIEPPKPVRVAPSAPIALPEREPRNIWVMIGVPALIVALIGTIVMLYVSGVRSLTTGFFPLMGIGAFSMLAFSGRFGRARKITWGEMEKGRRRYLRDLDSNRDEIQTAVCAQREWQNSVHSDPRGLGAIIGGPRMWERGRADADFLEVRLGTGVQHAPDSVLSVTWPDIASDEELEPVTGQALRDFILEQRKIRDIAKVVNLRSAPGFSFVGEDLDRLRSLMRSVLCSLAVFHNPRDVKLMVVTRNPEVWSWIVWLPHNLHDELFDACGFRRLVFATPEELEETLGAELHMKGKRGAWTPLAAASPTAMGSALETATDTVDLGPHLVIVDDNTGSPDAWESVVGQVGKAGITLLRIASRVGTGVGFATDQVFELSERHSSPNGSVNGEVALRRNGSDSDGEDGRPAPLLRVRNKFFAHADQLSVHRAYRYARAMARWSPTSRSEIADSVSGATELLRALGISDPRDLDVDRLWAERRGRGDERWCEVPVGAKPNGELQNITIRAKDFGGFGFHSVVIGTSGSGKSEFFLSLVYGIALTHSPETFNVIFVDMKFESAAQDILGIPHVVAALSNLGKDERHLAERMRRVIDGEIKQRYELFTSVGARDANDYEEIRLAGRDLPPVPVLLVIVDEYLELFANHEKWINLIIHIGQEGRGANVFFMLGGQRLDLSSLQKVKSNIAFRIALRAESGDDSREVIGSDAAYHLPSKENGFGLLKVGPRDLEPFRCFYLSAPFVVPKTKEVAETVDMTLTKPRLYNWQFQPLDAADATALEAAAAVDAEPDEFLYYDDGFKRKKIVDVLRESLHNVPHRSPRRPWLEPLEDPEPIDVLVAGYRGKPWHVDYGQNPGLMFPVGVMDIPEESKQVVHAVDALRSNVIVVGAKQRGKTTTLMTLMCSAATMYSPARVTFFCIGGATLAQAASLPHVTDIVSPKDAEGIERILSSMDALIDAREDSFRRLKIDLDGFRERRFAPGSDGLGGTDANDPFGDVFVVVDDYDDLYSKDTVLGDRIISLSSRGPEYGVHVMCSAGGWIHGQRQSLLQNATARIQLRLADPSESQMGHSSLESRDAARRTLNRPGFGLTDSLHELRVGVPALSDPATGAMVSIVDVGARIADVAGVTKHATLQRLPQRVELKAILEYEAAHPTGDHLSISFAIGERHELGPVPIKLRESPGVMILGRQGCGKTLSLVSIGEAIMNRFSPEEAQLTLIDPKTAPHGLRDLHGPGYVRAYAYDQDEIDEVITALAQQVLLPRLPPKGLSQEELRALKPWEGPRHFVLIDDIGDLRPDQSYPPKPPVGAALWKLMERARQIGLHVFTTRNSANWATLQMDPWIRFQNSAKVAQLYMDNDPQNRINRNVRAQALPPGRGLLVSADGDVEGVLVGLPSTFTPPPQ, encoded by the coding sequence ATGTCCAAGAAAGCGTTCCCCATCAACCGCGTCAAGATCGAGCCGCCGAAACCGGTTCGGGTGGCCCCCAGCGCGCCCATCGCGCTGCCGGAACGCGAGCCCCGCAACATCTGGGTGATGATCGGTGTGCCGGCGCTGATCGTCGCGCTCATCGGCACCATCGTCATGCTCTATGTCTCCGGCGTCCGCAGCCTGACCACCGGCTTCTTCCCACTGATGGGCATCGGCGCCTTCAGCATGCTGGCGTTCTCCGGACGCTTCGGCCGAGCCCGCAAGATCACCTGGGGCGAAATGGAAAAGGGCCGCCGACGCTACCTTCGCGACCTCGACAGCAACCGCGACGAAATCCAGACCGCCGTGTGCGCGCAACGCGAGTGGCAGAACTCCGTGCACTCCGACCCACGCGGCCTAGGCGCCATCATCGGCGGCCCACGCATGTGGGAACGCGGCCGCGCCGACGCGGACTTCCTGGAGGTACGGCTCGGCACAGGGGTCCAGCACGCCCCTGACTCGGTGCTGTCGGTGACCTGGCCCGACATCGCGTCCGACGAGGAGCTCGAACCCGTCACCGGGCAGGCGCTGCGCGATTTCATTTTGGAGCAGCGCAAGATTCGCGACATCGCCAAGGTGGTGAACCTGCGGTCGGCGCCCGGATTCAGCTTCGTGGGCGAGGACCTGGACCGGCTGCGGTCACTGATGCGCTCCGTGTTGTGCTCGCTGGCGGTGTTTCACAACCCGCGCGACGTCAAGCTGATGGTGGTGACCCGCAACCCCGAGGTGTGGTCGTGGATCGTGTGGCTGCCGCACAACCTGCACGACGAACTGTTCGACGCGTGCGGTTTTCGGCGCCTGGTCTTCGCCACGCCGGAGGAACTCGAAGAGACCCTGGGCGCCGAGCTGCACATGAAGGGCAAGCGCGGCGCCTGGACTCCGCTGGCCGCGGCCAGCCCCACCGCCATGGGCTCGGCCCTGGAAACCGCCACGGACACCGTCGATTTGGGACCACACCTGGTAATCGTCGACGACAACACCGGCAGCCCCGACGCCTGGGAGAGCGTCGTCGGCCAGGTCGGCAAGGCGGGAATCACCCTGCTGCGCATCGCCTCACGCGTCGGCACCGGCGTGGGCTTCGCCACCGACCAGGTGTTCGAGCTCAGCGAGCGGCACAGCTCACCCAACGGCTCGGTCAACGGCGAAGTGGCCCTGCGCCGGAACGGATCGGACTCCGACGGGGAAGACGGCCGCCCCGCGCCCCTGCTGCGCGTGCGCAACAAGTTCTTCGCGCACGCCGACCAGCTTTCGGTGCACCGCGCCTACCGCTACGCGCGCGCGATGGCCCGCTGGTCACCGACCAGCCGCAGCGAGATCGCCGATTCCGTCAGCGGCGCAACCGAATTGCTGCGCGCCCTGGGGATCAGCGACCCGCGCGACCTGGACGTCGACCGGCTATGGGCCGAGCGGCGCGGCCGCGGCGACGAGCGCTGGTGCGAGGTCCCGGTCGGGGCCAAACCCAACGGCGAGCTGCAGAACATCACCATCCGCGCCAAGGACTTCGGCGGCTTCGGTTTCCACTCGGTGGTGATCGGCACCAGCGGGTCCGGCAAGTCTGAGTTCTTCTTGTCGCTGGTTTACGGCATCGCGCTGACCCACTCCCCGGAGACGTTCAACGTCATCTTCGTCGACATGAAGTTCGAGTCGGCGGCCCAGGACATCCTGGGCATCCCCCACGTGGTGGCCGCGCTGTCCAACCTCGGCAAGGACGAGCGCCACCTGGCCGAGCGGATGCGCCGGGTCATCGATGGTGAGATCAAACAGCGCTACGAGCTTTTCACCTCGGTGGGCGCCCGCGACGCGAACGACTACGAGGAGATCCGCCTCGCCGGACGCGACCTGCCCCCGGTACCGGTGCTGCTCGTCATCGTCGACGAGTACCTGGAGCTGTTCGCCAACCACGAGAAGTGGATCAACCTCATCATCCACATCGGTCAGGAAGGCCGCGGCGCCAACGTGTTCTTCATGCTGGGCGGCCAGCGCCTGGACCTGTCCTCGCTGCAAAAGGTCAAGTCCAACATCGCCTTCCGCATCGCGCTGCGCGCCGAGTCCGGCGACGACAGCCGCGAGGTGATCGGCTCGGACGCCGCCTACCACCTGCCGTCGAAGGAGAACGGCTTCGGCCTGCTGAAGGTGGGGCCGCGCGATCTGGAGCCGTTCCGCTGCTTCTACCTCTCCGCCCCGTTCGTGGTGCCGAAGACCAAGGAAGTCGCCGAGACGGTCGACATGACGCTGACCAAGCCCCGCCTGTACAACTGGCAGTTCCAGCCGTTGGACGCCGCGGACGCCACGGCGTTGGAAGCCGCCGCCGCCGTGGACGCCGAGCCCGACGAATTCCTGTACTACGACGACGGTTTCAAGCGGAAGAAGATCGTGGACGTGCTGCGGGAGTCGTTGCACAACGTGCCGCACCGCTCGCCGCGCCGGCCGTGGCTGGAGCCCCTGGAGGATCCGGAGCCGATCGACGTTCTGGTCGCGGGTTACCGGGGCAAGCCCTGGCACGTCGACTACGGGCAAAACCCGGGCCTGATGTTCCCGGTGGGTGTCATGGACATCCCCGAAGAGTCCAAGCAGGTGGTGCACGCGGTCGACGCGCTGCGCAGCAACGTGATCGTGGTCGGGGCCAAGCAGCGCGGCAAGACGACCACCTTGATGACGCTGATGTGTTCGGCGGCAACGATGTACAGCCCGGCCCGCGTCACGTTCTTCTGCATCGGCGGGGCGACCCTCGCGCAGGCCGCGTCGTTGCCGCACGTCACCGACATCGTGTCGCCGAAGGACGCCGAGGGCATCGAACGCATTTTGAGCAGCATGGACGCGCTGATCGATGCCCGCGAAGACTCGTTCCGGCGGCTCAAGATCGACCTCGACGGGTTCCGCGAGCGCCGGTTCGCGCCCGGCAGCGACGGGCTGGGCGGCACCGACGCGAACGACCCGTTCGGCGATGTCTTCGTGGTGGTGGACGACTACGACGATCTGTATTCGAAGGACACCGTTCTGGGTGACCGCATCATCTCGTTGAGCAGCCGGGGTCCCGAGTACGGGGTGCACGTCATGTGCAGCGCCGGCGGCTGGATTCACGGGCAACGGCAAAGCCTGCTGCAAAACGCCACGGCGCGAATCCAATTGCGCTTGGCAGATCCGAGCGAAAGCCAGATGGGGCACTCGTCGCTCGAGTCGCGCGACGCGGCCCGCCGGACACTGAACCGCCCCGGCTTTGGTCTGACCGACAGCCTGCACGAGCTGCGCGTCGGCGTGCCGGCCCTGTCCGACCCGGCGACCGGCGCGATGGTCAGCATCGTGGACGTCGGAGCCCGCATCGCGGACGTCGCCGGCGTCACCAAGCACGCAACCCTGCAGCGGCTGCCGCAGCGGGTGGAACTCAAGGCGATCCTGGAATACGAGGCCGCCCACCCGACCGGCGACCATCTGTCGATCTCTTTTGCTATCGGAGAGCGCCACGAACTCGGGCCGGTGCCGATCAAGCTGCGCGAAAGCCCGGGCGTGATGATCCTGGGCCGGCAGGGCTGCGGAAAAACGTTGTCGCTGGTCTCAATTGGCGAGGCGATCATGAATCGCTTCAGCCCCGAGGAAGCGCAGCTGACCCTGATCGACCCCAAGACCGCCCCGCACGGCCTGCGCGATCTGCACGGGCCGGGCTACGTGCGGGCCTACGCATACGACCAGGACGAGATCGACGAGGTGATCACCGCCTTGGCGCAGCAGGTGCTGCTGCCCCGGCTGCCTCCCAAGGGTCTGAGCCAGGAGGAGCTGCGCGCGCTCAAGCCGTGGGAAGGGCCGCGGCACTTCGTGCTCATCGACGACATCGGAGACCTGCGCCCGGATCAGAGTTACCCGCCCAAACCGCCGGTGGGAGCCGCATTGTGGAAGCTGATGGAACGTGCCCGCCAGATCGGCCTGCACGTGTTCACCACCCGCAACAGCGCGAACTGGGCGACGCTGCAAATGGATCCATGGATCAGGTTCCAGAACTCGGCGAAAGTCGCCCAGCTCTACATGGACAACGACCCGCAGAACCGGATCAACCGCAACGTGCGCGCCCAGGCGCTCCCACCGGGACGCGGCCTGCTGGTGAGCGCCGACGGCGACGTCGAAGGCGTGCTGGTCGGGCTGCCGTCGACGTTCACACCCCCGCCGCAGTAA
- a CDS encoding MMPL/RND family transporter, giving the protein MHDRTGLLARLTGRYAVLVVGLWVLAAAAANLAVPQLERVVDSHARSFMPPEAPSAVAAARAAQLFNQTPSNNFVYVVLERDQRLAPGDRQFYDALTTKLGSDHRHVYAVTDLWSQPATAAGAQSSDGRAVSVMVRLAGMLGTSQARDSVNSVRAAIQTLSPPAGLEVHVTGPGATIVDEFSAIDRQMLGITAATIGLILLLLLMVYRSPVAAAIPLISVGLALALARAIVAALGRANVVEVSLFSVALMAAMTLGAGTDYAIFLVGRYHEGRRHGIPPERALTQAYRSVAPVVIGSALTVSVALACLVFAHVGAFRSAGLPCAIGILATMVAALTLTPALMGLAVRRGYLEPRPSRTARRWRRVGTAVARWPGPILVAALGLTLLAALPLAGMRVGFNEPAATPSSTDSNRGYASADRHFSANALLPDVIAIQADHDLRNPAGLIAIERVTRHIMALPGVRAVQSASRPDGKVPEQATLSYQAGVLGRQFGDTMDSLTRRLQRVSELDGALAQTQAAVDGLGNGLRGGSAGLADMSGAAEDMRAGMDGLQRNVTTVSGYLDPLRDIVGRTPDCAANPICSTVDRVLQPVDSLVQTSARLDAGATKLTSGSSTAATAMAGLPQSVSAMKGALGQARSAAHDLLELTDTLGPQMRQLTDYMNEIATQFQGSAAADFYMPQRALTDPRYTAVLGHLVSENGRAAYLLVYGDGSEWGADGANRADQVRAAIKEATKEGTLTPLEVDLAGVGPVTADLQRFVASDTTLLVGAALVLIFLIVTAMLRSPVAGLVVVGTVVLSYASAVGASVLIWQHLLHQDLHWSVAPIAFIALIAVGADYNLLLALRIKQEAAAGLRTGIIRAFGGTGGVVTVAGIVFGLTMLALLSSSVLSIAQIGTTIAVGLLLDTLVVRAFVVPSIVALLGRWFWWPSRPPRRAMAEAVKTPEPQLLTAAGV; this is encoded by the coding sequence TTGCATGACCGCACCGGATTGCTTGCGCGACTGACCGGTCGGTACGCGGTTCTGGTCGTCGGTCTATGGGTGCTGGCGGCCGCCGCCGCCAATCTGGCGGTCCCCCAACTGGAGCGAGTCGTCGACTCCCACGCGCGCTCCTTCATGCCCCCCGAGGCACCGAGCGCGGTGGCCGCCGCCCGGGCGGCCCAGCTGTTCAACCAGACGCCCAGCAACAACTTCGTTTACGTTGTGCTGGAACGCGATCAGCGGCTGGCCCCGGGCGACCGCCAGTTCTATGATGCGCTGACGACGAAGCTGGGTTCCGATCACCGTCACGTGTATGCGGTGACCGATCTCTGGTCGCAACCCGCGACGGCCGCCGGCGCGCAGAGCTCCGACGGTCGGGCCGTCAGCGTGATGGTGCGGCTCGCAGGAATGCTCGGCACCTCCCAGGCACGCGACTCGGTGAATTCCGTGCGCGCCGCCATCCAGACCCTGTCGCCGCCGGCCGGCCTCGAAGTCCATGTCACGGGTCCCGGCGCCACGATCGTCGACGAGTTCTCCGCGATCGACCGGCAGATGCTCGGAATCACCGCAGCCACCATCGGTCTCATCCTGCTGCTGTTGCTGATGGTGTACCGCTCGCCGGTAGCCGCCGCGATTCCGCTGATCTCGGTCGGGCTGGCGCTGGCGCTGGCCCGCGCGATCGTCGCCGCGCTGGGCCGGGCCAATGTCGTTGAGGTGTCGCTGTTTTCGGTGGCGCTCATGGCGGCGATGACGTTGGGCGCCGGCACCGATTACGCGATCTTCCTGGTCGGGCGCTATCACGAAGGCCGCCGCCACGGCATCCCGCCGGAGCGGGCGCTGACGCAGGCCTACCGTTCCGTCGCGCCCGTCGTGATCGGATCGGCGCTGACCGTGTCGGTGGCGCTGGCATGCCTGGTGTTCGCTCATGTGGGCGCTTTCCGCAGCGCCGGATTGCCCTGCGCCATCGGGATTCTGGCGACGATGGTGGCCGCGCTGACCCTGACGCCCGCGCTGATGGGTCTGGCCGTGCGACGCGGGTATCTCGAACCGCGCCCATCGAGAACGGCGCGGCGCTGGCGCCGGGTCGGCACCGCCGTGGCCCGCTGGCCCGGGCCGATTCTGGTTGCCGCGCTGGGATTGACCCTGCTGGCCGCGCTGCCGCTGGCCGGGATGCGCGTCGGCTTCAACGAGCCCGCGGCCACGCCGTCGTCCACCGACTCCAACCGCGGCTATGCCAGCGCCGACCGGCATTTTTCGGCGAACGCGCTGTTGCCGGACGTCATCGCGATCCAGGCGGATCACGACCTGCGCAACCCGGCCGGTTTGATCGCGATCGAGCGGGTCACCCGCCACATCATGGCCCTACCGGGTGTGCGCGCGGTCCAGTCCGCGAGCCGCCCCGACGGCAAGGTGCCCGAACAGGCCACGCTCAGCTATCAGGCGGGCGTGCTGGGCCGTCAGTTCGGCGACACCATGGACTCGCTGACCCGTCGCCTGCAGCGGGTCTCCGAGCTGGACGGCGCGCTGGCGCAGACTCAGGCTGCGGTCGACGGTCTCGGCAATGGGTTGCGCGGCGGCAGTGCGGGGCTGGCCGACATGTCGGGGGCCGCCGAAGACATGCGCGCCGGGATGGACGGCTTGCAGCGCAATGTCACGACGGTGTCGGGCTATCTCGACCCGCTGCGCGACATCGTCGGGCGGACCCCCGACTGCGCCGCCAATCCGATCTGCTCGACGGTGGACCGGGTGCTGCAGCCGGTCGACAGCCTGGTGCAGACCTCCGCGCGGCTCGATGCCGGCGCGACGAAACTGACCAGCGGCTCCAGCACGGCCGCCACGGCGATGGCCGGCCTGCCGCAAAGTGTGTCCGCGATGAAAGGGGCGTTGGGGCAGGCACGTTCGGCCGCCCATGACCTGCTCGAGCTCACCGACACGCTCGGCCCGCAGATGCGTCAGTTGACCGACTACATGAACGAGATCGCCACGCAATTTCAGGGCAGCGCCGCGGCGGACTTCTACATGCCGCAGCGCGCGCTGACCGATCCGCGCTACACGGCCGTGCTCGGCCATTTGGTCTCCGAGAACGGACGCGCCGCTTACCTTCTCGTCTACGGCGACGGGTCGGAGTGGGGCGCCGATGGGGCCAACCGGGCGGACCAGGTTCGCGCCGCCATCAAGGAGGCCACCAAGGAGGGAACCCTGACGCCGCTGGAGGTCGACCTCGCCGGCGTCGGGCCGGTGACCGCCGATCTGCAGCGCTTCGTCGCCAGTGACACCACGCTGCTGGTCGGCGCCGCGCTGGTGCTCATCTTCTTGATCGTCACCGCGATGCTGCGCAGCCCGGTCGCCGGACTCGTCGTCGTCGGCACCGTCGTGTTGTCCTACGCCTCGGCCGTCGGTGCCAGCGTGCTGATTTGGCAGCACCTGCTTCATCAGGATCTGCATTGGTCCGTCGCCCCGATCGCGTTCATCGCGCTGATCGCCGTCGGCGCGGACTACAACCTGTTGCTCGCCTTGCGCATCAAGCAGGAGGCGGCGGCGGGCCTGCGCACCGGCATCATTCGCGCTTTCGGCGGCACCGGCGGAGTGGTCACGGTCGCGGGCATCGTCTTCGGTCTGACCATGCTGGCCTTGCTGAGCAGCAGCGTGCTCAGCATCGCCCAGATCGGCACGACGATCGCCGTCGGGCTGTTGCTCGACACCCTGGTGGTGCGGGCGTTCGTCGTGCCGTCCATCGTGGCGCTGCTGGGCCGGTGGTTCTGGTGGCCGAGCCGTCCGCCCCGCCGCGCCATGGCCGAGGCGGTGAAAACGCCTGAGCCGCAGCTGCTTACTGCGGCGGGGGTGTGA
- a CDS encoding DUF5631 domain-containing protein, with amino-acid sequence MPSAPAGPISGAPVAPSPASSPSAGGPLVSPVERTASGAAAAQAGTGSSAMASASAASAATGATAGATSARAAEQQRLQRLVDAVARQEPRLSWAAGLRDDGTTTLLVTDLAGGWIPPHVRLPAHVSLLEPSARRHDANVVDLLGAITVAAAHHANTYVAEPGSDEPALSGDRPARSAAPQVDELGPTLVEAVRRRDGLPRIAQAVAAPAVRKTGVLESEIEMLHECVADIQHSVMSAYPNHDPAAVGDWMLLAAIEALIDGHEYLTNYHLAWFEAISHRSGS; translated from the coding sequence ATGCCGTCCGCCCCGGCTGGTCCGATCTCGGGCGCGCCGGTAGCACCGTCGCCGGCGTCGTCCCCCTCGGCGGGCGGACCGCTGGTCTCGCCGGTGGAGCGCACGGCATCCGGGGCGGCCGCCGCGCAGGCCGGCACGGGCTCGTCAGCGATGGCCAGCGCATCGGCTGCGTCCGCGGCAACGGGCGCGACCGCCGGCGCGACATCCGCAAGGGCTGCCGAACAGCAGCGGCTCCAGCGGCTCGTTGATGCGGTCGCCCGCCAGGAGCCGCGCCTGTCATGGGCAGCGGGGCTCCGCGACGACGGCACCACCACGCTGCTCGTCACCGACCTCGCAGGAGGGTGGATTCCGCCCCACGTCCGGTTGCCCGCCCACGTATCCCTGCTCGAGCCGTCGGCGCGGCGCCATGACGCCAACGTCGTCGACCTGCTCGGCGCCATCACGGTCGCGGCCGCGCACCACGCCAACACCTATGTCGCAGAACCGGGTTCCGACGAACCCGCGCTCAGTGGCGACCGGCCGGCGCGCTCGGCCGCGCCCCAAGTCGACGAACTCGGGCCCACCCTGGTCGAAGCGGTCCGCCGTCGCGACGGACTACCGCGGATTGCGCAGGCCGTTGCCGCGCCCGCGGTGCGAAAGACGGGTGTGCTGGAAAGCGAAATCGAGATGTTGCACGAATGCGTCGCCGACATTCAGCACTCGGTCATGAGTGCATATCCCAATCACGATCCAGCGGCGGTCGGCGATTGGATGCTTTTAGCGGCGATTGAGGCGTTGATCGATGGGCACGAGTATCTCACCAATTACCATCTGGCCTGGTTCGAGGCGATCAGCCACCGCAGCGGTTCGTAG
- a CDS encoding transglycosylase SLT domain-containing protein — MQAVAALVRAHNLFAGTPISPHIGDVAEQTHAIARHAAGLPKTASARSGASIKLLNHSSHADRTVGDIIAAARADHVHARAATRAVLEAAESDVTPAADTPMGRREAMARTATRLRTQHRHVTKARRRAKLLAHRLRRLHYPQRRSMHGNHASGRQAVLAAIRKALDIKGIHDPAARARWERGMDLVARRESNYNANAINNWDSNAARGTPSKGAFQFIAPTFAAYHQPGTSRDIHNLVAQACAFINYAMGRYGVAVDASNLADRIQQADPRRSPKGY, encoded by the coding sequence ATGCAAGCGGTCGCGGCATTGGTCCGCGCCCACAACCTGTTCGCGGGCACCCCGATCAGCCCGCACATCGGTGACGTGGCGGAGCAGACGCACGCGATAGCGCGCCACGCCGCGGGGCTGCCGAAAACGGCGTCCGCACGCTCGGGCGCCTCGATAAAACTGCTGAACCACTCAAGCCACGCCGACCGGACGGTGGGGGACATCATCGCGGCGGCGCGCGCCGATCACGTGCACGCTCGGGCGGCGACGCGCGCGGTGCTCGAAGCCGCCGAATCGGACGTGACCCCGGCCGCCGATACGCCGATGGGCCGGCGGGAAGCCATGGCGCGCACGGCGACACGGCTGCGCACCCAACACCGCCACGTCACCAAAGCACGACGGCGCGCAAAGCTGCTCGCGCACCGATTGCGACGCCTGCACTACCCGCAGAGGCGCTCGATGCACGGAAATCACGCGAGCGGGCGCCAGGCGGTCTTGGCGGCCATCCGTAAAGCGCTGGATATCAAAGGCATTCATGACCCGGCGGCGCGCGCCCGCTGGGAACGCGGGATGGACCTGGTCGCCCGCCGCGAGTCCAATTACAACGCAAACGCGATCAACAACTGGGATTCCAACGCGGCGCGGGGAACCCCCAGCAAGGGTGCCTTTCAATTCATCGCGCCCACGTTCGCGGCCTACCACCAGCCAGGGACCTCGCGCGACATTCACAACCTCGTCGCGCAGGCATGCGCGTTCATCAACTACGCGATGGGCCGCTACGGGGTCGCGGTCGACGCGTCGAATCTCGCCGATCGGATTCAGCAGGCCGATCCTCGCCGATCACCCAAGGGGTACTGA
- a CDS encoding DUF2563 family protein codes for MFVNTEQLHSGGNQSHRAGGHAQEGADHLAGGTLESGMFGDFEAANSFHNAVTTAHGQHVKNLQGHSETLTSVGTKAHHAANGFTNMDQNNAEELKAVRPSSGPSALNA; via the coding sequence ATGTTCGTCAATACCGAGCAGTTGCACTCGGGAGGCAACCAGTCCCACCGCGCTGGTGGACACGCCCAAGAAGGGGCCGATCACCTCGCCGGCGGAACCCTGGAATCGGGGATGTTCGGCGACTTCGAAGCGGCCAACTCCTTCCACAACGCCGTGACTACCGCGCACGGGCAGCACGTGAAAAACCTGCAGGGACACAGCGAGACGCTCACCAGTGTCGGGACGAAGGCACACCACGCGGCCAACGGGTTCACCAATATGGATCAGAACAACGCTGAGGAGCTGAAGGCGGTGCGGCCGAGTTCGGGCCCGTCAGCGCTGAACGCCTGA
- the eccB gene encoding type VII secretion protein EccB, with protein sequence MPLSLSNRDQNSGHLFYNRRLRAATTRFSVRMKHDDRKQTAALMLSILLVAIASGWMLLLNVLKPTGIVGDSAIIGDRDSGALYAKIDGRLYPALNLTSARLATGTANQPTWVKPAEIAKYPTGPLVGIPGAPAAMPVHRGATSAWAVCDTAGRPRSPERPVVTSIAGQLDAYDRATPLRDDAGLLVTFEGNTFVIWGGKRSQIDPVNRAVTLSLGLDPGVTLPVEISRALYDALPATEPLGVPQVPLAGTPSTWVSGSQVGAVLQAQTASGGKQFYVLLPEGVQKITSFVADLLRSANSYGSTAPRVVTPDVLVNIPEVTSLAVDYYPTKRLNFIDTAADPTTCVGWEKASTDPRARVVVYNGRGLPTPSYLDNRIVHLVRDDNDPASVVANQVLVLPGAANFVTSTSGVVTSDSRESLFWVSDNGVRFGIANDETTLRALGLDPGSAVQAPWPLLRTFAAGPALSREAALLARDTVPALGKVAVVTTSAKPGG encoded by the coding sequence ATGCCGCTGAGTTTGTCTAATCGCGACCAGAACTCCGGGCACCTGTTCTACAACCGGCGGCTGCGGGCGGCGACCACCCGGTTCTCGGTCCGCATGAAACACGACGACCGCAAGCAGACGGCCGCGCTGATGCTGTCCATACTCCTCGTGGCTATCGCCTCGGGCTGGATGCTTCTGCTGAACGTGCTGAAACCCACTGGCATCGTGGGCGATTCGGCGATCATCGGCGACCGCGACTCCGGGGCGCTCTACGCCAAGATCGACGGTCGGCTCTACCCGGCGTTGAATTTGACCTCCGCGCGGCTGGCGACGGGAACGGCGAACCAGCCGACGTGGGTGAAACCCGCTGAGATAGCGAAGTATCCGACCGGGCCACTGGTCGGTATCCCCGGCGCGCCGGCGGCGATGCCGGTCCATCGGGGCGCCACCTCGGCCTGGGCGGTGTGCGACACCGCCGGACGCCCGCGCAGCCCGGAAAGGCCCGTGGTGACCTCGATCGCCGGCCAGCTCGACGCCTACGATCGCGCCACTCCGCTGCGCGACGACGCCGGGCTGCTGGTCACGTTCGAGGGCAACACCTTTGTCATCTGGGGCGGCAAACGCTCCCAGATCGATCCGGTCAACCGGGCGGTCACGCTGAGCCTGGGGCTCGACCCGGGAGTGACGCTGCCGGTGGAGATTTCGCGGGCCCTGTATGACGCGTTGCCGGCGACCGAGCCGCTCGGCGTCCCGCAAGTGCCCCTGGCGGGGACCCCGTCGACATGGGTCTCGGGATCACAGGTGGGCGCGGTGCTGCAGGCCCAAACCGCCAGCGGCGGCAAGCAGTTCTACGTCCTGCTGCCCGAGGGCGTGCAAAAGATCACCAGCTTCGTGGCCGACCTGTTGCGCAGCGCCAACTCCTACGGGTCGACGGCGCCGCGCGTGGTGACCCCCGACGTGCTGGTCAACATCCCCGAGGTGACGTCGCTGGCCGTCGACTACTACCCGACCAAGCGCCTGAATTTCATTGACACGGCGGCCGATCCGACCACCTGCGTCGGCTGGGAGAAGGCGTCGACGGATCCGCGGGCGCGCGTCGTGGTCTATAACGGGCGCGGCCTGCCGACACCGTCCTACCTGGACAACCGCATCGTCCATTTGGTGCGTGACGACAACGACCCGGCATCGGTAGTCGCCAACCAGGTGCTGGTGTTGCCGGGCGCGGCGAACTTCGTGACATCGACCAGCGGCGTGGTCACCTCGGACTCGCGTGAATCGCTGTTCTGGGTGTCCGACAACGGGGTTCGGTTCGGGATCGCGAACGACGAGACCACGCTGCGGGCCCTCGGGCTTGATCCGGGCTCGGCGGTCCAGGCGCCCTGGCCGCTGCTGCGGACTTTCGCTGCGGGTCCCGCGCTGTCTCGGGAGGCAGCGCTTTTGGCGCGCGACACTGTGCCGGCGCTGGGCAAGGTGGCTGTGGTGACGACATCGGCGAAGCCGGGAGGCTAG